Proteins from one Mesotoga infera genomic window:
- a CDS encoding ABC transporter ATP-binding protein, which yields MDTLKVVNLKARIGTFELGPVDLNVGKKEIVGLIGPSGCGKTLLLRTIAGLQEPVTGQVFIDGKDVTYLEPHLRGLAFVFQDNALFPHFDTHNNIAFPLKIKKDPQTEEKVQKKAAELDGLTDYLDRWPKELPAGMKKLTAIARETVKKFNLILMDEPFERLDKKIRTELRAMIKRLLMAIGESVLIVLNDPEDALAITDRIYVMKEGVFVQSGEPREIYTSPASYFVMELFSTMGINRVGSAVFRPQDVEIDENGSYVTLEHCGPYDSKRILCNGKMEGQEVVLLLPVECREKSDVKIRIKNSFEKV from the coding sequence ATGGATACTCTCAAAGTCGTGAACCTGAAAGCCAGAATCGGCACTTTCGAACTGGGGCCGGTAGATCTGAACGTGGGCAAAAAAGAGATAGTGGGCCTCATAGGACCTTCCGGATGCGGCAAGACGCTCCTGCTAAGAACCATAGCAGGTCTTCAGGAGCCCGTGACCGGGCAGGTCTTCATAGACGGAAAGGATGTCACTTATCTCGAGCCCCACCTGAGGGGACTGGCCTTCGTCTTCCAGGACAACGCACTCTTTCCGCACTTCGACACACACAACAATATAGCCTTCCCCCTGAAGATCAAGAAAGACCCCCAGACCGAAGAGAAAGTGCAGAAAAAGGCGGCCGAACTCGACGGTCTGACCGACTACCTGGACCGTTGGCCGAAGGAACTGCCAGCCGGCATGAAAAAACTGACCGCGATCGCTCGCGAGACGGTGAAGAAGTTCAACCTGATCCTCATGGATGAACCCTTCGAAAGGCTCGACAAAAAGATCAGAACGGAACTAAGGGCGATGATAAAACGCTTGTTAATGGCTATAGGCGAATCGGTACTGATAGTTCTCAACGACCCGGAAGACGCGTTGGCGATAACCGATCGGATTTACGTCATGAAAGAGGGAGTGTTCGTTCAGAGCGGCGAACCCCGCGAAATTTACACCAGTCCAGCCTCTTACTTTGTGATGGAACTCTTTTCGACCATGGGTATCAACAGGGTGGGTAGTGCAGTTTTCAGGCCCCAGGATGTCGAGATCGACGAAAACGGAAGCTATGTAACGCTTGAACACTGCGGCCCCTACGACTCGAAACGAATCCTTTGCAACGGAAAAATGGAGGGCCAAGAAGTAGTGCTACTTCTTCCCGTCGAATGCAGAGAAAAATCCGACGTTAAAATCAGGATAAAAAACTCCTTCGAAAAAGTGTAA
- a CDS encoding YgeY family selenium metabolism-linked hydrolase: MKGSLLSKAESYRDDLANFLRDLVSIKSFSAGEREAVERIRREMEKVGFDEVIVDGLGNILGRIGNGKKVIAMDAHIDTVEVGNEKLWKVDPFSGEMKDGVIYGRGASDQKAGMAAMVYGAKIMMEEGLTGDFTLYVTGTVMEEDCDGLCWRYIIERDGIRPDFVVITEPTNLNIYRGHRGRMELQIRTVGRSCHASAPERGVNAIYKMARIIAEIERLNERLKDDRFLGKGTIAVTQIFFKSPSQNAVADECTIQLDRRLTAGETKESVVEELKGAIALAGEEAEIIELFYDRPSYTGLSFPVEKYFPTWVMEEDSGIVRKTVATYREVFGADPLVDKWTFSTNGIATAGVFSIPTIGFGPANEIYAHSPDDQCPVDHLVRAAAMYALLPLRLSQ; encoded by the coding sequence GTGAAGGGTAGTCTTCTATCTAAAGCGGAAAGTTACAGAGACGATCTGGCAAATTTTTTGAGGGATCTGGTGAGTATAAAAAGCTTCTCGGCCGGTGAACGCGAAGCGGTCGAAAGGATAAGACGGGAAATGGAGAAGGTTGGCTTCGACGAGGTGATAGTCGATGGTCTGGGAAACATCCTCGGCCGGATAGGCAACGGCAAAAAGGTGATAGCCATGGATGCCCACATCGACACTGTAGAGGTCGGGAACGAGAAGCTCTGGAAGGTCGATCCCTTCTCGGGAGAGATGAAGGACGGCGTAATATACGGCAGAGGCGCCTCCGATCAGAAGGCCGGAATGGCCGCCATGGTCTATGGCGCGAAAATTATGATGGAGGAAGGGCTAACGGGTGATTTCACTCTCTATGTTACGGGGACTGTCATGGAGGAGGACTGCGATGGTCTCTGCTGGAGATACATTATCGAACGCGACGGTATAAGGCCGGACTTCGTGGTCATAACCGAGCCGACCAATCTAAACATCTATCGTGGCCATCGCGGCAGAATGGAGCTCCAGATAAGGACGGTGGGCCGTTCCTGTCACGCCAGCGCCCCGGAGAGAGGAGTTAACGCGATATACAAAATGGCCAGGATCATAGCCGAAATAGAGAGGCTCAACGAAAGACTGAAAGACGATCGCTTCCTCGGAAAGGGGACGATCGCTGTCACGCAGATCTTCTTCAAATCGCCTTCACAGAATGCCGTCGCCGACGAGTGTACGATCCAGCTGGACAGAAGGTTGACAGCCGGAGAGACCAAGGAATCGGTGGTAGAGGAGTTGAAAGGGGCTATCGCCCTGGCCGGCGAAGAGGCCGAGATAATCGAACTATTCTATGACAGGCCTTCTTACACGGGGCTCTCTTTCCCGGTCGAGAAGTACTTCCCGACGTGGGTGATGGAGGAGGATTCAGGGATAGTCAGGAAAACTGTCGCCACTTACAGGGAGGTCTTCGGAGCGGACCCGCTGGTAGATAAATGGACCTTTTCGACGAACGGGATCGCGACTGCCGGGGTCTTCTCGATACCCACTATCGGCTTCGGACCGGCCAACGAGATCTACGCCCATAGTCCAGACGATCAGTGCCCGGTCGATCATCTCGTCAGGGCGGCGGCGATGTACGCACTATTGCCCTTGAGGCTTTCACAATAG